In Mycobacterium sp. Aquia_216, a genomic segment contains:
- a CDS encoding FAD-binding oxidoreductase, whose translation MAREISRQTFLRGAAGALAAGAMFGSGRLGSVPAAAAPNATGWDGLSTALGGKVLLPDSPNFGAAKQVFNTNYNGFTPAAIVTPTSAADVQKAMAFAAANHVKVAPRSGGHSYIGASTANGAMVFDLRQLPGGINYDASTGQITVTPATSLYSMHETLAGAGRGLPTGTCPSVGAAGHALGGGMGADSRHAGLLCDQLTAATVVLPGGQAVTASANSNPDLFWALRGGGGGNFGVTTSMTFNTFATHDVDAVNLNFPPQSFAQVLVGWANWLRTADRNSWALADSTTEATGTHCRILATCPAGSGPSVANAIAAAVGIQPTGTDNHTFNRMDLVRYLAVNNLNPAPLGYVGGSDVFPSLTPAAAQGIAAAVNAFPRGAGRMLAIMHALDGALATVAPGATAFPWRRQSALVQWYVETGDPAAATNWLSTAHQAVQAYSVGGYVNYIEANQSPGRYFGQNLSRLSAVRQKVDPGRVMFSGLNY comes from the coding sequence ATGGCGCGTGAGATCTCGCGGCAGACGTTTCTGCGTGGTGCCGCCGGAGCGTTAGCCGCCGGCGCAATGTTCGGATCGGGCCGACTCGGTTCGGTCCCGGCTGCTGCCGCACCCAATGCCACTGGCTGGGACGGACTTTCGACCGCTCTTGGTGGGAAGGTGCTGCTGCCGGACAGCCCGAATTTCGGGGCCGCCAAGCAGGTGTTCAACACCAACTACAACGGCTTCACCCCGGCGGCGATCGTCACCCCGACATCGGCGGCGGACGTGCAAAAGGCGATGGCATTCGCGGCCGCCAATCACGTCAAGGTCGCTCCGCGCAGTGGCGGGCACTCCTACATCGGTGCGTCAACGGCGAACGGCGCCATGGTGTTTGACCTGCGCCAACTGCCCGGCGGAATCAACTACGATGCTTCTACCGGCCAGATCACGGTGACACCGGCGACGAGTCTGTACTCGATGCACGAGACACTGGCCGGTGCCGGGCGGGGCCTGCCGACGGGTACCTGCCCGTCGGTCGGTGCGGCGGGACACGCCCTGGGCGGCGGCATGGGCGCCGATTCCCGGCACGCCGGTCTGCTCTGTGACCAGTTGACGGCGGCGACGGTGGTGCTCCCCGGCGGCCAGGCGGTCACCGCGTCTGCCAACAGCAACCCCGACCTGTTCTGGGCCCTGCGCGGCGGGGGTGGCGGCAACTTCGGGGTGACCACCTCGATGACCTTCAACACGTTCGCCACCCACGATGTCGACGCCGTGAACCTCAACTTCCCGCCACAGTCGTTCGCGCAGGTTCTCGTCGGCTGGGCCAACTGGCTGCGCACCGCCGACCGAAACAGCTGGGCGTTGGCGGACAGCACCACCGAAGCGACGGGCACACACTGTCGGATCCTCGCCACCTGCCCGGCCGGGTCGGGTCCCAGTGTGGCGAACGCCATCGCCGCCGCCGTCGGGATACAGCCGACCGGGACAGACAACCACACCTTCAACCGGATGGACTTGGTCAGGTATCTAGCCGTCAACAACCTCAACCCGGCCCCGCTCGGATATGTCGGCGGGTCGGATGTCTTTCCGAGTCTCACCCCGGCCGCTGCTCAGGGCATCGCCGCCGCGGTCAACGCTTTTCCGCGCGGCGCGGGCCGCATGCTGGCCATCATGCACGCCCTCGACGGCGCGCTGGCCACCGTGGCGCCGGGAGCCACCGCCTTTCCCTGGCGTCGCCAGTCCGCCTTGGTGCAGTGGTACGTCGAGACCGGCGACCCGGCGGCGGCGACCAACTGGCTCAGCACGGCTCACCAAGCGGTGCAAGCGTATTCGGTGGGCGGGTATGTGAATTACATCGAGGCCAACCAGTCGCCCGGGCGCTATTTCGGCCAGAATCTGTCCCGGCTGTCGGCCGTGCGACAGAAGGTCGACCCCGGTCGGGTCATGTTCTCCGGCCTGAACTACTAG
- a CDS encoding MmpS family transport accessory protein, which translates to MPFVAVVAIGVGLLCMYKVHQFSEPEPVITVNGPQAPEEFNVKRITYEVFGSPGQGGKLVYVDIDGHPHQVDVTALPWTHTETTTLTVASGSISVHVHGGQVGCRMLVDGVVRDEQSSDHQDADVECRVKSA; encoded by the coding sequence ATGCCGTTTGTTGCCGTCGTCGCGATCGGCGTGGGCCTGCTGTGCATGTACAAGGTGCACCAGTTCTCCGAACCGGAGCCGGTCATCACCGTCAACGGTCCGCAGGCACCCGAGGAGTTCAACGTCAAACGGATTACCTATGAGGTCTTCGGCTCCCCCGGACAAGGTGGGAAGCTCGTCTACGTCGACATCGACGGCCACCCGCATCAGGTCGATGTCACGGCTCTGCCGTGGACCCACACCGAGACCACCACACTCACGGTGGCCTCCGGCAGCATCTCGGTACACGTACACGGCGGTCAAGTGGGCTGCCGAATGCTGGTGGATGGCGTCGTCCGCGACGAGCAGTCGAGTGACCATCAGGACGCCGATGTCGAGTGCAGAGTGAAATCGGCATGA
- a CDS encoding MMPL/RND family transporter, translating into MSQHRPDEPRVKRPFIPRMVRTFAIPIIFFWALLAVTTNAFMPQVERVAEELAGPMVPHYAPSQRALLHIGEKFHESNSTNLTMVVFEANRPLADQDHRYYDDLMRRLEHDTKHVQYVMDLWGKPFTAAGAQSVDGKCTYVLLRLAGDIGQIEANQSVDAVRDIIKKDTPPPGLKVFVSGAAPLASDTLTIANASLNNVTIVTILLIVVMLLLVYRAPSTLLVPLLGVLIEMLVAKGIVSTLGHYGYIELSSFAVNIVIALTLGAGTDYGIFLMGRYHEARQAGESREDSFYIAYKGVTPIIIGSGLTIAGACYCLTFARLNYFHTMGPAVAITMLFTIVAAMTLGPAVLTVGSLFGMFDPRTAVHGRLYRRIGASVVRWPVPILVASSAVVMVGAIFVPTYRQNYDDRQYQPAGAPANLGFQAADRHFPKSKLFSEMLMVETDHDMRNSADFISLDRVARALIRLHGVAMVQGMTRPLGRALEHASIPYLFTTQGSGNGQQLPFNREQNSNTDAQAEIQAHSVTVLRKEIGFFQKVSDELHQTVLTIEDLERVSNEMNEEVSNLDDFFRPIKSYFYWEKHCFDIPICWTFRSLWDTIDHIDHLAEDIKFARISLVEVDKAFPQIIAQLKATADDTESLQSKLVNSYGSADLQSLQTEQTFDDSINVGNDFDKSRSDDFFYIPHEGFDNDDVKTGMKLMMSPDGKAARFIVTHEGDAMGPEGVEHVEQFPDAIKTILKETSLAGARIYIGGSGANDKDIKEYAMSDLMIAAIAAFVLIFLIMMFITRSLVAALVIPGTVAFSYAGAFGLSILLWQHLIGLHLHWLVLPLTFIILVAVGSDYNLLLINRVKEELHGGIHTGLIRALGSTGGVVTSAGLVFAFTMLAMLTSDLRTIGQVGSTVCIGLLLDTLIVRSFVVPSILRILGPWFWWPTLVRSRPLAQR; encoded by the coding sequence ATGAGTCAGCATCGCCCTGACGAGCCCCGGGTCAAGCGACCCTTCATCCCCAGGATGGTCCGCACTTTCGCGATACCGATCATCTTCTTCTGGGCCCTTCTCGCCGTCACGACGAATGCCTTTATGCCCCAAGTGGAACGGGTCGCAGAAGAACTCGCGGGACCGATGGTCCCCCACTACGCGCCCTCACAGCGGGCGCTCCTGCACATCGGCGAGAAGTTTCATGAATCCAATTCGACGAACTTGACCATGGTGGTGTTCGAGGCGAACCGGCCACTGGCAGATCAAGATCACCGGTACTACGACGATCTGATGCGCCGCCTCGAGCACGACACCAAGCACGTGCAGTACGTGATGGATTTGTGGGGCAAGCCGTTCACCGCGGCGGGGGCGCAAAGCGTGGACGGCAAATGCACTTATGTGCTCTTGCGTCTTGCCGGCGACATCGGCCAGATTGAGGCGAACCAATCGGTGGACGCCGTCCGCGACATCATCAAGAAGGACACCCCACCGCCGGGCCTGAAGGTCTTCGTCAGCGGCGCGGCCCCCCTGGCCTCCGACACTTTGACTATTGCGAATGCGAGCCTGAACAACGTCACGATCGTCACGATCCTGCTCATCGTGGTGATGCTGCTGTTGGTGTATCGCGCCCCGTCCACGCTGTTGGTGCCCTTGCTCGGGGTGCTCATCGAGATGCTCGTCGCGAAGGGCATTGTCTCGACGCTCGGGCATTACGGGTACATCGAACTCTCCTCGTTCGCCGTGAACATCGTTATCGCGCTGACCCTGGGAGCGGGAACGGATTACGGCATCTTCTTGATGGGCCGATATCACGAGGCGCGACAAGCGGGCGAAAGCCGGGAGGACAGTTTCTACATCGCGTACAAGGGTGTCACGCCCATCATCATCGGTTCTGGCCTGACGATCGCCGGCGCGTGTTACTGCTTGACGTTCGCCCGCCTGAACTACTTCCACACCATGGGGCCGGCCGTGGCGATCACCATGCTGTTCACCATCGTGGCAGCGATGACGCTGGGCCCGGCGGTCTTGACCGTCGGCAGCCTGTTCGGGATGTTCGACCCGAGAACCGCCGTCCACGGGCGACTGTATCGGCGCATCGGGGCGAGCGTGGTGCGCTGGCCGGTACCGATCCTGGTGGCCAGTTCCGCCGTCGTCATGGTCGGGGCGATCTTCGTTCCCACCTATCGGCAGAACTACGACGACAGGCAGTACCAGCCGGCCGGTGCGCCCGCCAACCTTGGATTCCAAGCCGCCGATCGGCACTTCCCCAAGAGCAAACTGTTCTCCGAGATGCTCATGGTCGAAACCGATCACGACATGCGCAACTCGGCCGATTTCATCTCGCTGGACCGGGTCGCCAGAGCTCTGATACGCCTGCACGGAGTGGCGATGGTGCAAGGCATGACGCGGCCCTTGGGTCGGGCGCTCGAGCACGCCAGCATCCCGTACCTGTTCACCACGCAAGGCAGCGGTAACGGTCAGCAACTCCCGTTCAACAGGGAGCAGAACTCCAACACCGATGCCCAGGCCGAGATCCAGGCGCACTCGGTCACGGTTTTGCGCAAGGAGATCGGCTTCTTCCAGAAGGTGTCCGACGAACTGCACCAAACGGTGCTCACCATTGAGGACCTGGAACGGGTCAGCAACGAGATGAATGAGGAAGTCTCAAATCTCGACGATTTCTTCCGCCCGATCAAGAGCTACTTCTACTGGGAGAAGCACTGTTTCGACATCCCCATCTGCTGGACGTTCAGGTCATTGTGGGACACGATCGACCACATCGACCACCTGGCCGAAGACATCAAGTTCGCCAGAATCTCCCTCGTGGAGGTCGACAAGGCTTTCCCTCAAATCATCGCTCAACTGAAAGCCACTGCCGACGACACCGAGTCCCTGCAGTCGAAGTTGGTCAACAGCTACGGATCGGCGGATCTGCAGTCCCTGCAGACCGAGCAGACGTTCGATGACTCGATCAACGTGGGCAACGACTTCGACAAGTCCCGTAGCGACGACTTCTTCTACATCCCGCACGAGGGTTTCGACAACGACGACGTCAAGACGGGCATGAAGTTGATGATGTCGCCGGACGGTAAGGCGGCCCGCTTCATCGTCACCCACGAGGGTGACGCCATGGGCCCCGAAGGGGTCGAACACGTCGAACAGTTCCCCGATGCCATAAAGACGATTCTGAAAGAGACCTCGTTGGCCGGCGCGCGGATCTACATCGGCGGTTCGGGGGCCAACGATAAGGACATCAAGGAATACGCGATGTCCGATCTGATGATCGCGGCAATCGCCGCCTTCGTACTGATCTTCTTGATCATGATGTTCATCACGCGAAGTCTGGTGGCGGCCTTGGTGATTCCCGGAACGGTGGCGTTCTCCTACGCCGGGGCGTTCGGGTTGTCCATACTTCTCTGGCAGCACCTGATCGGCCTGCACCTGCACTGGCTGGTCCTACCCTTGACGTTCATCATCCTGGTGGCGGTGGGGTCGGACTACAACCTGCTGCTGATCAATAGGGTCAAAGAGGAGCTCCACGGCGGAATTCACACCGGCCTGATCCGCGCGCTGGGAAGCACGGGCGGTGTGGTTACGTCGGCCGGGCTGGTGTTCGCGTTCACGATGCTGGCAATGCTGACCAGCGATCTGCGAACCATCGGTCAGGTGGGTTCCACCGTCTGCATCGGCCTATTGCTCGACACGCTGATCGTGCGGTCGTTCGTGGTGCCGTCGATCCTGCGGATCCTCGGGCCGTGGTTCTGGTGGCCGACGCTGGTGCGTAGCCGGCCGCTGGCGCAGCGCTAA
- a CDS encoding 3-hydroxybutyrate dehydrogenase, which produces MIRGKSVVVTGSTSGIGLAVARAFAAEGATVTLNGFGDLEAIEQQRRDIEETFAVRAAYSGADVTRPAEIAEMISDAEKAFGAVDVLVNNAGIQFVAKVEDFPVEKWDAVIATNLSAVFHTSRCALPGMKRRGWGRIINVASAHGLVASAEKSAYVAAKHGVVGLTKVVAIEAAEAGITCNAICPGWVMTPLIAQQIEAFANTAGKSFEEATQEFVAEKQPMARFTRPEDVGALAVFLAGETAATITGASYSIDGGWTAQ; this is translated from the coding sequence ATGATCCGCGGAAAGTCCGTTGTCGTAACCGGTTCCACCTCGGGTATAGGTCTCGCCGTCGCGCGGGCCTTCGCCGCGGAGGGAGCGACGGTAACCCTCAACGGTTTCGGTGACCTGGAGGCCATCGAGCAGCAGCGGCGAGATATCGAAGAGACTTTCGCGGTGCGCGCGGCTTATTCGGGCGCCGACGTGACCAGGCCGGCCGAGATCGCCGAGATGATCAGTGATGCCGAAAAGGCCTTCGGAGCGGTCGACGTCCTCGTGAACAATGCGGGCATCCAATTCGTGGCCAAGGTCGAGGATTTCCCGGTCGAGAAGTGGGACGCGGTGATCGCTACAAATTTGTCGGCCGTTTTCCACACATCACGTTGTGCGCTGCCCGGGATGAAGCGCCGCGGCTGGGGCCGAATCATCAACGTCGCCTCAGCGCACGGTCTGGTCGCAAGCGCCGAGAAGTCGGCCTACGTCGCGGCCAAGCACGGCGTTGTCGGGCTGACGAAGGTGGTGGCAATCGAAGCCGCCGAGGCCGGCATCACCTGCAACGCGATCTGCCCGGGGTGGGTCATGACACCGCTCATCGCGCAGCAAATCGAAGCGTTCGCCAACACGGCGGGAAAATCCTTCGAAGAGGCCACGCAAGAATTCGTCGCCGAAAAGCAGCCGATGGCCCGTTTCACCCGCCCGGAAGACGTTGGCGCACTTGCGGTCTTTTTGGCCGGTGAAACGGCCGCTACGATCACCGGTGCGAGCTACTCGATCGACGGCGGCTGGACCGCCCAATGA
- a CDS encoding DIP1984 family protein, which yields MSTSEREVLDEFETLMRRINRTNAAAVIDAGGTLTDALARRDAPRHRHYVVTTAADAAAGATQPGYSRQLRSELKMLSALPVADLRAQADVLARELREVDAKGSAGGSIPSVHRSPALRTGDSTQHITACRFVTMRAGAGHPPPAADNLLLWPRCVAKEKCGDDPRKVRCRNRFHLGYRSRRRAGLRRGGSDGNPQRFR from the coding sequence ATGTCGACATCTGAGCGCGAGGTGCTCGACGAGTTCGAAACTCTGATGCGGCGTATCAATCGCACCAACGCTGCCGCCGTGATCGATGCGGGTGGCACGCTGACCGATGCACTGGCACGCCGGGACGCGCCGCGCCACCGTCACTACGTGGTGACCACGGCGGCCGATGCGGCCGCCGGCGCCACCCAGCCCGGCTACTCGCGGCAACTGCGGTCAGAGCTGAAAATGCTGTCCGCGTTGCCCGTTGCCGATCTGCGCGCCCAGGCCGATGTATTGGCGCGAGAGCTTCGTGAGGTCGACGCGAAGGGCAGTGCAGGGGGTTCGATTCCCTCAGTACATCGCAGCCCAGCATTGCGCACCGGTGACAGCACACAGCACATCACCGCGTGCAGATTCGTGACGATGAGGGCGGGCGCGGGGCATCCACCTCCGGCGGCGGATAATCTCCTGCTGTGGCCGAGATGCGTCGCGAAGGAGAAGTGTGGAGATGATCCGCGGAAAGTCCGTTGTCGTAACCGGTTCCACCTCGGGTATAGGTCTCGCCGTCGCGCGGGCCTTCGCCGCGGAGGGAGCGACGGTAACCCTCAACGGTTTCGGTGA
- a CDS encoding nitroreductase family deazaflavin-dependent oxidoreductase, with the protein MQEFDPERFRTDTVALKTFDKQIIREFRENNGKVGGVFENIGLLLLTTTGAKSGLSRLTPLAYVTIDGAMVIVGSRGGAPKDPAWVHNLRANPHVRIEVGTESFTANALEAKGAERDSLFGDIVSKQPNFGVYQSKTTRTIPVFILQRRN; encoded by the coding sequence ATGCAGGAGTTTGATCCTGAACGATTCCGCACCGACACGGTCGCGCTGAAGACCTTCGACAAGCAGATCATCCGGGAGTTTCGGGAAAACAACGGCAAGGTCGGTGGCGTCTTCGAAAACATCGGCCTGTTGTTGCTGACCACGACCGGCGCCAAGTCGGGCCTGTCCCGCCTGACCCCTCTCGCGTACGTCACCATCGATGGCGCAATGGTGATCGTCGGCTCCCGCGGAGGCGCGCCGAAAGATCCGGCGTGGGTGCACAACCTGCGCGCCAATCCGCACGTACGCATCGAGGTGGGCACCGAGTCGTTCACGGCCAACGCTCTAGAAGCGAAGGGCGCAGAGCGCGATTCGCTGTTCGGCGACATCGTGTCCAAGCAGCCGAATTTCGGTGTGTACCAAAGCAAGACCACGCGCACCATCCCGGTGTTCATACTGCAACGCCGTAATTGA
- a CDS encoding SCO family protein, which produces MHETSPQLAPHHVRGTFELIDHNGREVNRRTYRGKHVVVFFGFTHCKGVCPQALSRLSAVLDRLGPRAERIHPLYVTVDPLRDTPAVMKEFLASAYPRFTGLTGSTQQIEWAKRSFRVFSTGVSDHGEPGGYRMPHAAFTYVLGPDGTYLTHFSDAVEEEVLTAALFSIVDE; this is translated from the coding sequence ATGCATGAGACCTCCCCCCAGCTTGCCCCACACCACGTTCGTGGAACATTCGAATTAATCGACCACAACGGGCGCGAAGTCAACAGACGGACTTACCGGGGCAAACATGTCGTGGTCTTTTTCGGTTTCACTCACTGCAAAGGGGTATGCCCGCAGGCTCTGTCGCGGCTCTCGGCGGTGCTCGATCGCCTGGGCCCGCGAGCCGAGCGCATACACCCGCTATACGTGACGGTGGACCCGCTACGCGACACCCCTGCGGTGATGAAAGAGTTTCTGGCATCGGCGTATCCGCGCTTCACGGGTCTCACCGGCTCGACGCAGCAGATCGAGTGGGCGAAGAGATCATTTCGAGTGTTTTCCACCGGGGTTTCCGACCATGGGGAACCCGGCGGCTACCGGATGCCCCATGCGGCGTTCACCTACGTCCTGGGACCCGACGGCACCTACCTGACGCACTTCAGCGACGCCGTCGAGGAAGAAGTGCTGACCGCGGCCTTGTTCTCGATCGTCGACGAGTGA
- a CDS encoding methyltransferase, which yields MRMLSFNSKIGLQTPPAKMVRAIEAIRHYLDRIHRALAPPQAVIIDLLMGAWTAQAITAAADLGIADALAKGPLSAEALATEINADADALGRLLRALITRGVFRQRRDGRYDLTPLAATLRLDADVSLAGEARWLGAAQHREHWSHLTDAVRTGRAVVPKLRGKSMFEYLADEPELAAIFNQAMTSVSELSIAPLIAAYDFQTYRTVVDVGGGHGRLLAAILQAAPDARGVLFDLPQVVAGAPALLRQHRVDDRVRVDEGSFFDSVPEGGDAYVLKNVIHDWPDDEAVQILRNVRKATGAGKNVLLVEFVIPDHNREFLGKWADLEMLVCASARERTAAQYDRLLQRAGLRMNRVVQTASPFSIVEATAVPV from the coding sequence ATGCGCATGCTCAGTTTCAACAGCAAGATTGGCCTTCAGACACCGCCCGCCAAGATGGTGCGGGCAATCGAGGCCATTCGTCATTACCTCGATCGAATCCACCGCGCGCTGGCGCCTCCGCAGGCGGTGATCATCGACCTGCTCATGGGCGCCTGGACCGCCCAGGCCATCACCGCGGCAGCCGATCTCGGTATCGCGGATGCACTCGCGAAAGGGCCGCTATCGGCCGAGGCGCTGGCCACTGAGATCAACGCTGACGCCGATGCGCTGGGCCGACTGCTGCGGGCCCTGATCACGCGAGGTGTCTTTCGCCAACGCCGCGACGGTCGTTACGACCTGACACCACTGGCCGCTACCCTGCGGCTCGACGCTGACGTGTCACTGGCCGGCGAGGCACGATGGCTCGGCGCTGCACAGCACCGAGAACACTGGAGCCATCTGACGGACGCGGTCCGCACCGGGCGCGCCGTCGTGCCCAAGTTGCGAGGAAAGTCGATGTTCGAATACCTCGCCGACGAGCCTGAGCTCGCCGCCATCTTCAACCAAGCGATGACGAGTGTCTCCGAGCTGTCGATCGCGCCTTTGATCGCCGCGTACGATTTTCAGACCTACCGAACCGTCGTCGACGTCGGCGGCGGCCATGGCCGACTGCTGGCAGCGATATTGCAGGCCGCCCCGGACGCACGCGGTGTGCTCTTCGACCTACCTCAGGTGGTGGCTGGGGCGCCGGCATTGCTACGCCAACATCGTGTCGACGACCGGGTGCGCGTCGACGAGGGATCGTTCTTCGACTCCGTGCCGGAGGGTGGTGACGCCTACGTCCTCAAGAACGTGATTCACGACTGGCCCGACGACGAGGCGGTGCAAATCCTGCGCAACGTGCGCAAGGCGACCGGCGCCGGAAAGAACGTTTTGCTAGTGGAATTCGTTATCCCCGACCATAACCGAGAATTTCTGGGTAAGTGGGCAGACCTGGAGATGCTGGTCTGCGCCTCCGCCCGCGAACGCACCGCCGCACAATACGATCGATTGCTGCAGAGAGCCGGCCTCCGGATGAACCGGGTGGTCCAAACGGCATCACCTTTCAGCATCGTTGAGGCGACAGCGGTCCCCGTCTAA
- a CDS encoding AraC family transcriptional regulator, producing the protein MRRDDDCRGSEKRELLATHRRIHTSDIDELCETVGQVLNSHRAHCYPCERTEPTSFNSASIESVAFSYITYGASMRVRPEPPESFFVVLIPRAGRASVRGGGIEIQSDAQCAAILDPDMDVDMYFEGGTEQIMLRLDRDKLENQLDRMLGRPGGQRLRFDSCVDMTTPAARSWLSTLQMVCRDLDGPQGLSHAALRHHTEQLVMSQTLTAITHSCSTELDALGAGAPATPRLIRRADQLIRDHAHEALTVHDLAEAVGISVRSLQDGFRRHLRTTPTARLRQARLDGVHAELLAADPAHHTVSRLALGWGFAHFGRFSSTYRATFGESPSQTLRR; encoded by the coding sequence ATGAGAAGGGACGACGACTGCCGCGGCAGCGAAAAGCGTGAACTGCTGGCTACCCATCGCCGCATACACACTTCCGATATTGACGAACTGTGCGAAACCGTTGGCCAGGTGCTTAATTCCCATCGGGCGCATTGCTACCCCTGCGAGCGGACCGAACCTACCAGTTTCAATTCCGCGAGCATCGAGTCGGTTGCTTTCAGTTACATAACGTATGGCGCGTCGATGCGGGTCCGCCCCGAGCCGCCAGAATCGTTTTTCGTTGTGCTGATTCCCCGGGCGGGCCGGGCGAGTGTTCGTGGTGGCGGGATCGAAATCCAATCCGATGCCCAGTGTGCCGCGATACTCGATCCCGACATGGACGTCGATATGTACTTTGAGGGCGGCACCGAGCAAATAATGCTTCGCCTCGACCGCGACAAGCTGGAGAATCAGCTCGACCGCATGCTGGGCCGTCCCGGCGGACAACGCCTGCGGTTCGACTCGTGCGTCGACATGACCACGCCGGCCGCCCGCTCTTGGCTCTCGACACTGCAAATGGTGTGTCGCGATCTTGATGGACCACAGGGTCTTTCGCATGCCGCGTTGCGGCATCACACCGAACAGCTCGTGATGAGCCAGACGTTGACCGCGATTACGCACTCATGCAGCACCGAGCTTGATGCGCTCGGGGCGGGCGCGCCGGCGACACCACGACTGATCCGCCGTGCGGACCAGCTTATTCGCGACCACGCTCACGAGGCATTGACCGTCCACGATTTGGCTGAAGCAGTGGGCATTTCCGTGCGAAGTCTGCAGGACGGATTTCGCCGGCATCTACGTACCACTCCGACGGCGCGGCTGCGCCAAGCCCGTCTGGATGGCGTACACGCTGAACTCTTGGCGGCCGATCCTGCCCATCACACGGTGTCCCGGCTCGCGCTCGGGTGGGGATTTGCCCACTTCGGCCGATTTTCCAGCACATACCGGGCCACATTTGGTGAATCCCCCTCCCAAACCCTGCGCCGCTGA
- a CDS encoding cupin domain-containing protein, which translates to MVQPCLTSLSDARAIGWIGGSEHRVILDGDMTDGRLTVMRSRLRAGSASPVHIHPNEDETIVLLSGEMVIWAGTDKWTAAEGDTVFLVRGIPHTYTVLADADLLTICTPSGMERFFERAGWDLSQGAPPEDWSVTRKALQDAATAGGQIVLGPPLAPDDEMPQTFVS; encoded by the coding sequence ATGGTTCAGCCGTGCCTCACCAGCCTGTCCGACGCTCGGGCGATCGGCTGGATCGGGGGAAGCGAGCACCGGGTGATACTCGACGGCGACATGACCGACGGCCGACTGACGGTCATGCGGTCGCGTCTGCGCGCCGGAAGCGCCTCCCCGGTCCATATCCACCCGAACGAGGACGAGACGATCGTTCTTCTGTCTGGTGAGATGGTCATCTGGGCGGGAACCGACAAGTGGACCGCTGCTGAAGGCGACACGGTATTTCTGGTTCGCGGCATCCCACACACCTACACTGTCCTCGCCGACGCCGATCTGCTCACAATCTGCACACCGTCTGGCATGGAGCGGTTCTTCGAGCGGGCCGGCTGGGATCTGTCTCAAGGTGCCCCACCCGAGGACTGGTCGGTCACCCGCAAGGCCCTGCAGGATGCGGCCACCGCCGGCGGACAGATCGTGCTCGGACCACCGCTCGCGCCGGATGACGAGATGCCTCAAACCTTCGTCAGTTGA
- a CDS encoding SDR family NAD(P)-dependent oxidoreductase: MFRPLDKLLGKSKTTSRGALAVVTGAGSGIGAAFAVELARRGGTVVCSDIDEAAAQKTADTIGERGAKAVAIRCDVSRFDDVSALAEEAQSFFGTAPTLVVNNAGVGAGGAGIGDVPLDDWVWTLGVNLWGPIHGCHVFTPILREAGPSDTPRGIINVASAAAFAAAPGMAAYNVSKAGVLSLSETLAAELSGTGIRVTVLCPTFVKTNILESGRITEESGELADKLMRWTGLSPDKVAATCLDAHDRGELYCMPQLDAKIGWNIKRLAPQSYTRVAGLVSRANMH; the protein is encoded by the coding sequence ATGTTCAGGCCGTTGGACAAACTGCTCGGCAAGTCGAAAACCACTAGCCGCGGCGCGTTGGCGGTGGTGACCGGCGCCGGCAGCGGCATCGGCGCCGCGTTCGCCGTCGAGCTCGCTCGCCGCGGTGGCACGGTGGTGTGCAGCGACATCGACGAAGCCGCCGCGCAAAAGACCGCCGATACGATCGGCGAACGGGGCGCGAAAGCAGTGGCGATCCGTTGCGACGTCTCGCGATTCGACGACGTGAGCGCGCTGGCCGAGGAGGCGCAGTCATTCTTCGGGACCGCGCCCACCCTGGTCGTCAACAACGCCGGCGTCGGTGCCGGCGGTGCGGGGATCGGCGATGTGCCGCTGGATGATTGGGTGTGGACGCTGGGTGTCAACCTGTGGGGACCGATTCACGGCTGCCACGTGTTCACCCCGATCCTGCGCGAGGCCGGACCGTCGGACACCCCGCGCGGCATCATCAACGTCGCCTCGGCGGCCGCGTTCGCCGCTGCACCGGGCATGGCGGCCTACAACGTCAGTAAGGCCGGCGTGCTGTCGCTTTCCGAAACCCTGGCCGCCGAATTGTCCGGCACCGGCATCCGGGTCACCGTGCTGTGCCCGACGTTCGTCAAGACCAATATCCTCGAATCCGGCCGCATCACCGAGGAATCCGGCGAACTGGCCGACAAGTTGATGCGCTGGACCGGACTCTCGCCCGACAAAGTGGCGGCCACCTGCCTTGACGCCCACGACCGGGGCGAGCTGTATTGCATGCCACAACTCGACGCCAAGATCGGCTGGAACATCAAACGGCTTGCCCCACAGTCCTATACACGGGTCGCCGGCCTGGTTTCCCGCGCGAACATGCACTGA